The Ferviditalea candida nucleotide sequence TTGAATACAGAGAGATCACCATGCTGTTCCAGATCGCCTTCAAATAGTACGGATTGCTCAACGCCGTGAAATACTGCCGCAAGGTCAAATGCGATCCGCCGTCCGCACGGAAGCTGTCGACGATCATCATCAGGGCCGGGAGCAGCTCAAAGCTCAGCACCATGACTGCAAAAGGAAGAAGCGACATAAGCAGCATGGCTTTCAGCCGTTTGTTATGGTTCATAAGGGGCCTCCTTCGTCCTAAGGCTCTCTCGTAATGCGGCAAGCTGAACATGGAGGAAAGGAAGAGACCTCTCGGAATCTTCCTTTCCTTTTTCACGCTTTATGAACCTGGACGTTTCCGGTCATCGGCGTGTCATCAGTTGATGTGAACCAGCACTTTTTCCTGCCACAGCTGCGGCAGCTGCTTGGAGGTTGCATCCCATTTCGTATAATCCGTCACAGGTTTTGCATTTTTGTATTGCTCCAGAGGCACCATGTTTTTCGCCACATCGTCGGGCAGCTTCACGCTGTCGCGGATCGGGCGGGCAAAGCCTTTGGCCAGATTGATCTGACCGGCATCGCTGAGGATATATTCACGCGTAAGCATCGCTGCATGAGGATGCGGAGCGTATTTGTTGATGATGGTTGCATATCCGCTCACAACGCTTCCTTCGGAAGGAATCGTCACTTCAAATTGATCCTTGTTGATCTGCTGGCGGTAGCCCAGCGCGTTGAAGTCCCAAACCAGGGCAACCGGAATTTCGCCTTTTTCGATATTGGCTACCGAAAGCTCCACGGAAGAGATCCGTCCGGCTTTGGCCAGCTTTTCAAAAAAATCGATCCCCGGCTGAATGTTGCCTTCATTGCCGCCGAAAGCCATCGCTGCCGCAAGCACGGCCATTTGCGCCTGTGCCGCTTTGGTCACATCTCCCACCGCGATTTTATAATCGCCCTTCAGCAAGTCATCCCAGCTTTTAGGAGGATTTTTAACCAAATTTTTGTTCGTCAAGAAGGCAATCGTTCCTTGATAGCCGACCATCCAGTTTCCATCCTTGTCCTTGGCCCAATCGGGAATTTCGTCCCAGTGGGAAGGCTTGAACGGCTGCGTTACGCCTTTGGCGACCGCCACGGGCGCAAAGGCAATCCCTACGTCGCCGATATCGGCGGTAGGCTTGTCTTTTTCCGCTTCGAACTTGGCGATTTCCTCCGCGCTCGACATATCCGTATCGGTGTGGTTCAAATTGTATTTCGTTTTCATATCCGCCCAGGTATCCTTCCAGTTTGCCCATGAATCCGGCATCCCTACGCTGACAACCTGACCTTCCTGCTTCGCCTTGCTCTCCACATCCTGCAGAGACAGCTTGCTTGCATCAACTGTGGAGGCGGCTTCCTTGTTCCCTCCGCAAGCCGCCAGGCTGACCGCCAACGAACAGACCACGACCAAGCTCAAGCCTGTCTTCAAAAGTTTTTTCATTTCCCCTTCGACTCCTCCCGAAACCCTAAATGTGATGTCATGTGATATGTTGTGGTTTTTCTTCTGTTTTCACTTTAGTCCCTGAATGTTATCCGAATTTAAACGGAATCTTGATTAATTGTAAAGGTTGTGTGATGTGTAATAACATGTAAAAAGGGACCGCCGACCGCTCAGTGTCGGGGTTCCCCGTATGAAGGCATCCACAAATAGAGGACCCGCACTCCACTATTATGCAACAGAGCGCCCCCCATAGGATTGCACCGATATGATTGATTTTCAGAGTACTAGAAAACATCCTGTCATTAGGATGATTTCTATGTTTTGGAAACCGGGTGAATAGGCAGGCTTACTATAAACGTGCTTCCCTTGCCCTGTTCGCTTTCCACCTTGATCGCGCCTCCGTGCGACTCGGCAATCCACTTGGCGATCGACAACCCCAGTCCCGCATTGCCTGCGGACCGGGAACGGGAAGGATCCACGCGATAAAATCGTTCGAAAATGTCCTTCTGCTTCTCGGCCGGAATCCCGATGCCCGTATCTGACACGGAAATCGTCAGAATATCGCCCTTCGGCTGAACCGCTACCCGGATGCTTCCCCCTTCAGGCGTGTATTGGATCGCATTGTCGATCAGGATGATCAGCAGCTGGCGAATCCGTTCGCGATCCGCGCGAACCTGAAGATTCGACTCCGCTTCCACCATGAGCTGCTGTTCTTTTTCGGCCGCAAGCGGCTGAAAACGTCTCATGAGCTTTTCCAATTCCTCAACCAGCGGGAACTCTTCGATTTGCAGTTGAATTTCCGCGGCATCCGCTCGGGCCAATGTGAGCATATGCGCGACGAGCGCGGACATTCGCTTGACCTCATCCTTCATATCGTCGAGCACCTGCACGCTGAACGGCCCCATTCGTCCCCGCTCCTCATCCTCGATCACTTCCAGAGAGGATTGCAGCACACTGAGCGGAGTCCTCAGTTCATGGGAGGCATCCGCCACAAACTGCCGCTGCCGTTGAAATGAGCGGATAATCGGAATCATCGCCCTGCCCGACATCGCATAACCCAGCATCACGGAAACCACAAAAAACAAGCCCGACATGACGCTCAAAATCATCATCAGTTTTTTGAAAATTTCCGTTTGCTGTGAAATATCCGCTCCCGTATACACGCTTCCCATATAGTTCCCATTGACATAAACGGGTCTGCCCGCAAACA carries:
- a CDS encoding ABC transporter substrate-binding protein, producing the protein MKKLLKTGLSLVVVCSLAVSLAACGGNKEAASTVDASKLSLQDVESKAKQEGQVVSVGMPDSWANWKDTWADMKTKYNLNHTDTDMSSAEEIAKFEAEKDKPTADIGDVGIAFAPVAVAKGVTQPFKPSHWDEIPDWAKDKDGNWMVGYQGTIAFLTNKNLVKNPPKSWDDLLKGDYKIAVGDVTKAAQAQMAVLAAAMAFGGNEGNIQPGIDFFEKLAKAGRISSVELSVANIEKGEIPVALVWDFNALGYRQQINKDQFEVTIPSEGSVVSGYATIINKYAPHPHAAMLTREYILSDAGQINLAKGFARPIRDSVKLPDDVAKNMVPLEQYKNAKPVTDYTKWDATSKQLPQLWQEKVLVHIN
- a CDS encoding sensor histidine kinase, which gives rise to MFKKTRNRLTLFFAGIMIVFMIVFNGISYLILSSIIYSEREKEIQFLAEMQVEEHTRELIAANPQASRNVDRKNEGHDEENKEHEDSGQGREKTPKNKLILRPFYYVLDRSGNWVAGEQPSQLNKDRIVQQLKKWIPKSEEVKYLDYRTKSQGEMHLLFAGRPVYVNGNYMGSVYTGADISQQTEIFKKLMMILSVMSGLFFVVSVMLGYAMSGRAMIPIIRSFQRQRQFVADASHELRTPLSVLQSSLEVIEDEERGRMGPFSVQVLDDMKDEVKRMSALVAHMLTLARADAAEIQLQIEEFPLVEELEKLMRRFQPLAAEKEQQLMVEAESNLQVRADRERIRQLLIILIDNAIQYTPEGGSIRVAVQPKGDILTISVSDTGIGIPAEKQKDIFERFYRVDPSRSRSAGNAGLGLSIAKWIAESHGGAIKVESEQGKGSTFIVSLPIHPVSKT